Proteins from a genomic interval of Gavia stellata isolate bGavSte3 chromosome 13, bGavSte3.hap2, whole genome shotgun sequence:
- the PATL2 gene encoding protein PAT1 homolog 2 isoform X1, producing the protein MAEGGEPVILEDYLLVEDVPLLEEMAEEDQELDLYNEMTFGLDRDSTEEDATKPLMPLEMSPELAEVVAEETEVREEPGSGVIEQLEELGEPQEEGGMELEVEQVGSELEEEEEDLGADEQEEDQEPCEEPNDLGDPAVMRVVQSKPTLESQDSAVLDSRIGACWAEFGKEDMLAMDPAVWGSCPGSIPAHHVLEDKAILQVLERPPPSTNVALDFLGSPVQRGYGGSPRLKRPDFRLISPKSFSQRFLRQVMGFGGLLDSPFLCPPLPRGAALRTGLSQRHLPSPALQQSPLMPRSPCSTRPFTPAHRPSPLFASNQTTGYASPTPFRPMSPNISSPPRPLAMHFGPMSPSLDPALFFSPSASGQLNLSAPSHMTQLHPQHQRILTQRRQQGGQAQSISPKKLWSPKVDPYARLMTSKEKDWVVKVEMIQLQSENMDDDYYYQTYYHRLERKQAEEELLGGRNKQEPPKLVTPFIQKVETYDSVVRIAGSLGQVAVSTCYSPRRAIDAVHHALVEEAAGSHRLRALHRIEKLFLQLLEVEEMQRKMSLALEEQQPCCQEQKSQEVDRIYQALKIRACSSEEEAEDEFLQLLCVQKGKKLVVRLLPHLTQEQAEKILLTITHHLPFLMKKDALDESLPLLYSPLNEVVGGMTFSKLIEVLQEMTRPLPESPELPLAMALRNQFGISLLYCLLSHGERLLSSDVPLEPRSGDFETWTDTVFLVARELSQVPKASLVEPLFLPSNLLSLFCRYLDKQTVHHLEAKMECSALPSEAAMPC; encoded by the exons ATGGCGGAGGGCGGCGAGCCGGTT ATCCTCGAGGACTACCTGCTGGTGGAAGATGTGCCTCTGCTGGAGGAGATGGCCGAGGAGGACCAAGAGCTCGACCTGTACAACGAGATGACTTTTGGGTTAG ACCGAGACTCCACTGAGGAGGATGCCACAAAACCCTTGATGCCTCTGGAGATGAGCCCTGAGCTGGCCGAAGTGGTGGCAGAGGAGACCGAGGTCAGGGAGGAACCAGGATCTGGAGTGAttgagcagctggaggagctgggagagcCCCAGGAGGAAGGTGGGATGGAGCTGGAGGTTGAGCAGGTTGGCTCCGAgttggaggaagaggaggaggatctGGGGGCTGACGAACAGGAGGAAGACCAGGAGCCTTGTGAGGAGCCCAACGACCTGGGAGACCCGGCAGTGATGAGAGTTGTGCAGAGTAAACCCACACTGGAG AGCCAGGACTCGGCAGTGCTGGACAGCAGGATTGGCGCTTGCTGGGCAGAGTTCGGCAAAGAGGACATG CTGGCAATGGATCCTGCGGTGTGGggctcctgccccggcagcatCCCAGCTCACCATGTGCTGGAG gATAAAGCCATCCTCCAGGTCCTTGAGAGGCCCCCACCTTCCACCAACGTGGCCCTCGACTTTCTCGGCTCCCCGGTGCAGAGAGGATACGGGGGCTCTCCCCGGCTCAAGCGCCCTGACTTCAGACTGATAtcccccaagtccttctcccaGCGCTTCCTTCGGCAGGTAATGGGTTTTGGGGGACTCTTGGATTCCCCCTTCCTctgtcctcccctccccagagGTGCAGCCTTGAGGACAGGCTTGTCCCAGCGACACCTCCCatctcctgccctgcagcagtcACCTCTGATGCCTCGCTCCCCATGCTCCACTCGGCCCTTCACGCCGGCTCACAGACCCTCTCCACTCTTTGCTTCCAACCAG aCCACAGGGTACGCGTCTCCGACCCCTTTCCGGCCCATGTCGCCCAATATCAGCAGCCCGCCGCGGCCTCTTGCCATGCACTTTGGTCCCATGTCTCCCTCTTTGGACCCTGCTCTCTTCTTCAGTCCGTCAGCCAGCGGCCAGCTGAACCTCAG CGCACCCAGCCACATGACCCAGCTGCACCCCCAGCACCAGCGAATCTTGACCCAGCGGCGGCAGCAAGGCGGGCAGGCGCAGAG CATCTCCCCCAAGAAGTTGTGGTCTCCTAAAGTGGACCCTTATGCCAGGCTGATGACCTCCAAGGAGAAGGACTGGGTCGTCAAGGTGGAGATGATCCAGCTGCAGAGTGAGAACATGGATGATGATTACTACTATCAG ACGTATTACCACCGACTGGAGCGCaaacaggcagaggaggagctgcTCGGCGGGCGCAACAAGCAGGAGCCCCCCAAGCTAGTCACGCCGTTCATCCAGAAAGTGGAGACGTACGACTCCG TGGTGCGCATCGCAGGCTCGCTGGGCCAGGTTGCGGTGTCCACCTGCTACAGCCCTCGACGGGCCATCGATGCTGTGCACCATGCCCTCGTGGAGGAG GCTGCGGGGAGCCACCGGCTTCGGGCCCTGCACAGGATCGAGAAG ctcttcctgcagctgctggaagtggaGGAGATGCAGCGGAAGATGTCTTTGgccctggaggagcagcagccctgctgtcAGGAACAGAAGAGCCAAGAAGTGGACCGTATCTACCAAGCCTTGAAAATCAGGGCTTGCAGCAGCGAAGA ggaggcagaggatgAATTCCTGCAACTCCTGTGTGTGCAGAAGGGCAAGAAGCTCGTGGTCCGGCTGCTGCCCCACCTGACCCAGGAGCAAGCGGAGAAGATCCTGCTGACCATCACTCACCACCTGCCCTTCCTCATGAAGAAGGACGCGTTGGACGAG TCTCTCCCCCTGCTCTACAGCCCGTTGAACGAGGTGGTGGGCGGGATGACCTTCAGCAAACTCATCGAGGTCCTGCAGGAGATGACCAGGCCTCTGCCCGAGTCCCCTGAGCTTCCCCTCGCCATGGCCTTGAGGAACCAG TTCGGGATCTCCTTGCTCTACTGCCTGCTGAGCCACGGCGAGAGGTTGCTGTCTTCTGACGTGCCGCTGGAGCCGCGCAGTGGCGACTTCGAGACGTG gacagacacggTGTTCCTAGTCGCCCGGGAGCTGTCGCAAGTGCCCAAGGCCTCACTGGTGGAGCCTCTCTTCTTGCCCAGCAACCTTCTCTCGCTCTTCTGCCGCTACCTGGACAAGCAGACTGTCCACCACTTGGAAGCCAAGATGGA GTGCTCTGCGCTGCCGTCGGAAGCTGCCATGCCATGCTGA
- the PATL2 gene encoding protein PAT1 homolog 2 isoform X2: protein MAEGGEPVILEDYLLVEDVPLLEEMAEEDQELDLYNEMTFGLDRDSTEEDATKPLMPLEMSPELAEVVAEETEVREEPGSGVIEQLEELGEPQEEGGMELEVEQVGSELEEEEEDLGADEQEEDQEPCEEPNDLGDPAVMRVVQSKPTLESQDSAVLDSRIGACWAEFGKEDMLAMDPAVWGSCPGSIPAHHVLEDKAILQVLERPPPSTNVALDFLGSPVQRGYGGSPRLKRPDFRLISPKSFSQRFLRQQSPLMPRSPCSTRPFTPAHRPSPLFASNQTTGYASPTPFRPMSPNISSPPRPLAMHFGPMSPSLDPALFFSPSASGQLNLSAPSHMTQLHPQHQRILTQRRQQGGQAQSISPKKLWSPKVDPYARLMTSKEKDWVVKVEMIQLQSENMDDDYYYQTYYHRLERKQAEEELLGGRNKQEPPKLVTPFIQKVETYDSVVRIAGSLGQVAVSTCYSPRRAIDAVHHALVEEAAGSHRLRALHRIEKLFLQLLEVEEMQRKMSLALEEQQPCCQEQKSQEVDRIYQALKIRACSSEEEAEDEFLQLLCVQKGKKLVVRLLPHLTQEQAEKILLTITHHLPFLMKKDALDESLPLLYSPLNEVVGGMTFSKLIEVLQEMTRPLPESPELPLAMALRNQFGISLLYCLLSHGERLLSSDVPLEPRSGDFETWTDTVFLVARELSQVPKASLVEPLFLPSNLLSLFCRYLDKQTVHHLEAKMECSALPSEAAMPC, encoded by the exons ATGGCGGAGGGCGGCGAGCCGGTT ATCCTCGAGGACTACCTGCTGGTGGAAGATGTGCCTCTGCTGGAGGAGATGGCCGAGGAGGACCAAGAGCTCGACCTGTACAACGAGATGACTTTTGGGTTAG ACCGAGACTCCACTGAGGAGGATGCCACAAAACCCTTGATGCCTCTGGAGATGAGCCCTGAGCTGGCCGAAGTGGTGGCAGAGGAGACCGAGGTCAGGGAGGAACCAGGATCTGGAGTGAttgagcagctggaggagctgggagagcCCCAGGAGGAAGGTGGGATGGAGCTGGAGGTTGAGCAGGTTGGCTCCGAgttggaggaagaggaggaggatctGGGGGCTGACGAACAGGAGGAAGACCAGGAGCCTTGTGAGGAGCCCAACGACCTGGGAGACCCGGCAGTGATGAGAGTTGTGCAGAGTAAACCCACACTGGAG AGCCAGGACTCGGCAGTGCTGGACAGCAGGATTGGCGCTTGCTGGGCAGAGTTCGGCAAAGAGGACATG CTGGCAATGGATCCTGCGGTGTGGggctcctgccccggcagcatCCCAGCTCACCATGTGCTGGAG gATAAAGCCATCCTCCAGGTCCTTGAGAGGCCCCCACCTTCCACCAACGTGGCCCTCGACTTTCTCGGCTCCCCGGTGCAGAGAGGATACGGGGGCTCTCCCCGGCTCAAGCGCCCTGACTTCAGACTGATAtcccccaagtccttctcccaGCGCTTCCTTCGGCAG cagtcACCTCTGATGCCTCGCTCCCCATGCTCCACTCGGCCCTTCACGCCGGCTCACAGACCCTCTCCACTCTTTGCTTCCAACCAG aCCACAGGGTACGCGTCTCCGACCCCTTTCCGGCCCATGTCGCCCAATATCAGCAGCCCGCCGCGGCCTCTTGCCATGCACTTTGGTCCCATGTCTCCCTCTTTGGACCCTGCTCTCTTCTTCAGTCCGTCAGCCAGCGGCCAGCTGAACCTCAG CGCACCCAGCCACATGACCCAGCTGCACCCCCAGCACCAGCGAATCTTGACCCAGCGGCGGCAGCAAGGCGGGCAGGCGCAGAG CATCTCCCCCAAGAAGTTGTGGTCTCCTAAAGTGGACCCTTATGCCAGGCTGATGACCTCCAAGGAGAAGGACTGGGTCGTCAAGGTGGAGATGATCCAGCTGCAGAGTGAGAACATGGATGATGATTACTACTATCAG ACGTATTACCACCGACTGGAGCGCaaacaggcagaggaggagctgcTCGGCGGGCGCAACAAGCAGGAGCCCCCCAAGCTAGTCACGCCGTTCATCCAGAAAGTGGAGACGTACGACTCCG TGGTGCGCATCGCAGGCTCGCTGGGCCAGGTTGCGGTGTCCACCTGCTACAGCCCTCGACGGGCCATCGATGCTGTGCACCATGCCCTCGTGGAGGAG GCTGCGGGGAGCCACCGGCTTCGGGCCCTGCACAGGATCGAGAAG ctcttcctgcagctgctggaagtggaGGAGATGCAGCGGAAGATGTCTTTGgccctggaggagcagcagccctgctgtcAGGAACAGAAGAGCCAAGAAGTGGACCGTATCTACCAAGCCTTGAAAATCAGGGCTTGCAGCAGCGAAGA ggaggcagaggatgAATTCCTGCAACTCCTGTGTGTGCAGAAGGGCAAGAAGCTCGTGGTCCGGCTGCTGCCCCACCTGACCCAGGAGCAAGCGGAGAAGATCCTGCTGACCATCACTCACCACCTGCCCTTCCTCATGAAGAAGGACGCGTTGGACGAG TCTCTCCCCCTGCTCTACAGCCCGTTGAACGAGGTGGTGGGCGGGATGACCTTCAGCAAACTCATCGAGGTCCTGCAGGAGATGACCAGGCCTCTGCCCGAGTCCCCTGAGCTTCCCCTCGCCATGGCCTTGAGGAACCAG TTCGGGATCTCCTTGCTCTACTGCCTGCTGAGCCACGGCGAGAGGTTGCTGTCTTCTGACGTGCCGCTGGAGCCGCGCAGTGGCGACTTCGAGACGTG gacagacacggTGTTCCTAGTCGCCCGGGAGCTGTCGCAAGTGCCCAAGGCCTCACTGGTGGAGCCTCTCTTCTTGCCCAGCAACCTTCTCTCGCTCTTCTGCCGCTACCTGGACAAGCAGACTGTCCACCACTTGGAAGCCAAGATGGA GTGCTCTGCGCTGCCGTCGGAAGCTGCCATGCCATGCTGA